A window of Ictidomys tridecemlineatus isolate mIctTri1 chromosome 1, mIctTri1.hap1, whole genome shotgun sequence contains these coding sequences:
- the Dimt1 gene encoding dimethyladenosine transferase isoform X2 yields MPKIKSGASGCRKRQEQRRELKCAGGLMFNTGIGQHILKNPLIVNSIIDKAALRPTDVVLEVGPGTGNMTVKLLEKAKKVIACELDTRLVAELHKRVQGTPLASKLQVMVGDVLKTDLPFFDTCVANLPYQISSPFVFKLLLHRPFFRCAILMFQREFALRLVAKPGDKLYCRLSINTQLLARVDHLMKVGKNNFRPPPKVESSVVRIEPKNPPPPINFQEWDGLVRITFVRKNKTLSAAFKSSAVQQLLEKNYRIHCSLHNIVIPEDFSIADKIQQILTSTGFSDKRARSMDIDDFIRLLHGFNAEGIHFS; encoded by the exons ATGCCGAAGATCAAGTCAGGGGCGAGCGGCTGCCGCAAGCGACAGGAACAGCGCCGGGAGCTAAAATGCGCCGGAG gACTCATGTTCAACACGGGAATTGGgcaacacattttgaaaaatcctCTCATTGTTAACAGCATTATTGATAAG GCTGCCCTAAGACCAACTGATGTGGTGCTGGAAGTTGGACCTGGAACTGGCAACATGACTGTAAAGTTGttagaaaaggcaaaaaag gTAATTGCCTGTGAACTTGACACAAGGCTAGTAGCAGAACTGCACAAAAGAGTTCAGGGCAC acCTCTGGCCAGCAAACTTCAAGTTATGGTGGGTGATGTGTTGAAAACAGACTTGCCATTCTTTGATACTTGTGTGGCAAATTTGCCTTATCAG ATCTCTTCTCCTTTTGTCTTCAAGCTGTTGTTGCACCGACCTTTTTTCAG atgTGCTATACTTATGTTTCAAAGAGAATTTGCCCTCCGACTGGTTGCAAAACCTGGAGATAAGTTATACTGCAGACTCTCAATTAATACACAGCTATTAGCACGAGTGGACCATCTAATGAAA GTTGGAAAGAATAACTTCAGACCACCACCCAAGGTAGAATCCAGTGTTGTAAGGATAGAACCCAAGAATCCACCACCACCTATCAATTTTCAG GAATGGGATGGCCTAGTAAGGATCACTTTTGTAAGGAAAAACAAGACATTATCTGCTGCATTTAA ATCAAGTGCAGTACAACAGCTGTTAgaaaaaaactacagaattcACTGTTCACTCCATAATATT GTAATACCAGAAGATTTCAGCATAGCAGATAAAATACAGCAAATCCTAACCAGCACAGGTTTTAGTGACAAACGGGCCCGTTCCATGGACATAGATGACTTTATCAG attgCTACATGGATTCAATGCAGAAGGTATCCATTTTTCCTAg
- the Dimt1 gene encoding dimethyladenosine transferase isoform X1: MRRRCGQPGGNRVPVQSSCGTIPGADRGPNPGLMFNTGIGQHILKNPLIVNSIIDKAALRPTDVVLEVGPGTGNMTVKLLEKAKKVIACELDTRLVAELHKRVQGTPLASKLQVMVGDVLKTDLPFFDTCVANLPYQISSPFVFKLLLHRPFFRCAILMFQREFALRLVAKPGDKLYCRLSINTQLLARVDHLMKVGKNNFRPPPKVESSVVRIEPKNPPPPINFQEWDGLVRITFVRKNKTLSAAFKSSAVQQLLEKNYRIHCSLHNIVIPEDFSIADKIQQILTSTGFSDKRARSMDIDDFIRLLHGFNAEGIHFS, translated from the exons ATGCGCCGGAGGTGTGGACAGCCGGGAGGAAACAGGGTTCCGGTCCAGTCTTCCTGCGGGACCATTCCTGGCGCGGACCGAGGCCCAAACCCGG gACTCATGTTCAACACGGGAATTGGgcaacacattttgaaaaatcctCTCATTGTTAACAGCATTATTGATAAG GCTGCCCTAAGACCAACTGATGTGGTGCTGGAAGTTGGACCTGGAACTGGCAACATGACTGTAAAGTTGttagaaaaggcaaaaaag gTAATTGCCTGTGAACTTGACACAAGGCTAGTAGCAGAACTGCACAAAAGAGTTCAGGGCAC acCTCTGGCCAGCAAACTTCAAGTTATGGTGGGTGATGTGTTGAAAACAGACTTGCCATTCTTTGATACTTGTGTGGCAAATTTGCCTTATCAG ATCTCTTCTCCTTTTGTCTTCAAGCTGTTGTTGCACCGACCTTTTTTCAG atgTGCTATACTTATGTTTCAAAGAGAATTTGCCCTCCGACTGGTTGCAAAACCTGGAGATAAGTTATACTGCAGACTCTCAATTAATACACAGCTATTAGCACGAGTGGACCATCTAATGAAA GTTGGAAAGAATAACTTCAGACCACCACCCAAGGTAGAATCCAGTGTTGTAAGGATAGAACCCAAGAATCCACCACCACCTATCAATTTTCAG GAATGGGATGGCCTAGTAAGGATCACTTTTGTAAGGAAAAACAAGACATTATCTGCTGCATTTAA ATCAAGTGCAGTACAACAGCTGTTAgaaaaaaactacagaattcACTGTTCACTCCATAATATT GTAATACCAGAAGATTTCAGCATAGCAGATAAAATACAGCAAATCCTAACCAGCACAGGTTTTAGTGACAAACGGGCCCGTTCCATGGACATAGATGACTTTATCAG attgCTACATGGATTCAATGCAGAAGGTATCCATTTTTCCTAg
- the Dimt1 gene encoding dimethyladenosine transferase isoform X3, with amino-acid sequence MDLKLCGLMFNTGIGQHILKNPLIVNSIIDKAALRPTDVVLEVGPGTGNMTVKLLEKAKKVIACELDTRLVAELHKRVQGTPLASKLQVMVGDVLKTDLPFFDTCVANLPYQISSPFVFKLLLHRPFFRCAILMFQREFALRLVAKPGDKLYCRLSINTQLLARVDHLMKVGKNNFRPPPKVESSVVRIEPKNPPPPINFQEWDGLVRITFVRKNKTLSAAFKSSAVQQLLEKNYRIHCSLHNIVIPEDFSIADKIQQILTSTGFSDKRARSMDIDDFIRLLHGFNAEGIHFS; translated from the exons ATGGACTTAAAGCTGTGTG gACTCATGTTCAACACGGGAATTGGgcaacacattttgaaaaatcctCTCATTGTTAACAGCATTATTGATAAG GCTGCCCTAAGACCAACTGATGTGGTGCTGGAAGTTGGACCTGGAACTGGCAACATGACTGTAAAGTTGttagaaaaggcaaaaaag gTAATTGCCTGTGAACTTGACACAAGGCTAGTAGCAGAACTGCACAAAAGAGTTCAGGGCAC acCTCTGGCCAGCAAACTTCAAGTTATGGTGGGTGATGTGTTGAAAACAGACTTGCCATTCTTTGATACTTGTGTGGCAAATTTGCCTTATCAG ATCTCTTCTCCTTTTGTCTTCAAGCTGTTGTTGCACCGACCTTTTTTCAG atgTGCTATACTTATGTTTCAAAGAGAATTTGCCCTCCGACTGGTTGCAAAACCTGGAGATAAGTTATACTGCAGACTCTCAATTAATACACAGCTATTAGCACGAGTGGACCATCTAATGAAA GTTGGAAAGAATAACTTCAGACCACCACCCAAGGTAGAATCCAGTGTTGTAAGGATAGAACCCAAGAATCCACCACCACCTATCAATTTTCAG GAATGGGATGGCCTAGTAAGGATCACTTTTGTAAGGAAAAACAAGACATTATCTGCTGCATTTAA ATCAAGTGCAGTACAACAGCTGTTAgaaaaaaactacagaattcACTGTTCACTCCATAATATT GTAATACCAGAAGATTTCAGCATAGCAGATAAAATACAGCAAATCCTAACCAGCACAGGTTTTAGTGACAAACGGGCCCGTTCCATGGACATAGATGACTTTATCAG attgCTACATGGATTCAATGCAGAAGGTATCCATTTTTCCTAg